The Proteus vulgaris genome has a segment encoding these proteins:
- the apaG gene encoding ApaG, giving the protein MFTSSKVAIQVQSVYIESQSSPEDERYVFAYTVSIHNLNKCAIRLLRRYWLITNALGNTTEVRGEGVVGEQPLIEPGTHYRYTSGAVLETPMGTMEGHYEMIDTDGRLFQIEIPVFRLALPTLIN; this is encoded by the coding sequence ATGTTCACCTCATCAAAAGTGGCGATACAAGTACAAAGTGTTTACATTGAAAGCCAATCATCTCCCGAAGATGAACGCTATGTATTTGCTTATACTGTATCAATTCATAATTTGAATAAATGTGCAATTCGCCTCCTGCGCCGTTACTGGTTAATTACTAATGCACTAGGTAATACGACGGAGGTTCGAGGTGAAGGTGTTGTCGGTGAGCAACCATTAATTGAACCAGGTACTCACTACCGTTATACCAGTGGTGCTGTTCTTGAAACACCGATGGGAACAATGGAAGGCCATTATGAAATGATTGATACTGACGGGCGATTATTTCAAATCGAGATCCCTGTTTTCCGCCTTGCACTTCCAACATTGATAAATTAA
- the apaH gene encoding diadenosine tetraphosphatase: MATYLIGDIHGCYYELRHLLDKVSFDPTKDTLWLTGDLVARGPHSLEVLRFVKSLGSSLKLVLGNHDLHLLGVFAKISRNKPRDKLNELLSAPDADELINWLRRQPILQVDEEKKMIMAHAGITPQWDLETAKMCAREVEAILSSDSYPLFINSMYGDLPNNWSSELTGLARLRFSTNAFTRMRYCFPNGQLDMICKDKPLEAPAPLKPWFDLPSQLPEGYSIIFGHWASLEGKGTPDNVYALDTGCCWGGNLTCLRWEDKQYFTQASLSAPK, translated from the coding sequence ATGGCAACTTATTTAATTGGTGATATTCACGGGTGTTACTATGAACTGCGCCACCTCCTGGATAAAGTGAGTTTTGATCCTACAAAAGACACATTGTGGTTAACGGGTGATCTTGTTGCTCGAGGCCCTCATTCACTTGAAGTGCTACGTTTTGTAAAAAGCTTAGGCTCGTCTTTAAAGCTTGTTTTAGGTAATCATGATCTTCATCTTCTAGGTGTATTTGCAAAAATAAGTCGAAATAAACCAAGAGATAAACTTAATGAATTACTCAGTGCCCCAGATGCCGATGAATTAATTAATTGGTTAAGACGCCAACCAATACTACAAGTCGATGAAGAAAAGAAAATGATTATGGCGCATGCTGGGATCACACCGCAGTGGGATTTAGAAACCGCTAAGATGTGTGCCCGTGAAGTGGAAGCCATTTTAAGCAGTGATAGTTATCCTTTATTCATTAACTCAATGTATGGCGATCTCCCCAATAATTGGTCATCAGAACTCACAGGTTTAGCACGACTACGCTTTAGTACCAATGCATTCACTCGAATGCGCTACTGTTTTCCTAATGGTCAGTTGGATATGATTTGTAAAGACAAACCATTAGAAGCCCCTGCACCATTAAAACCTTGGTTTGATTTACCGAGTCAGCTTCCTGAAGGTTATAGCATTATTTTTGGCCATTGGGCCTCTCTTGAAGGAAAAGGCACCCCTGATAATGTATATGCTCTCGATACAGGGTGTTGCTGGGGAGGAAACCTCACTTGCTTGCGCTGGGAAGATAAACAATATTTCACTCAAGCTAGTCTATCTGCACCTAAGTAA
- the folA gene encoding dihydrofolate reductase, with amino-acid sequence MNISLIAALAMDRIIGMEKAMPWTLPGDLAWFKKNTLNKPVIMGRVTYESIGRPLPNRLNIVLSSQPGTDSDVVWVKSVDEALQAAENYDEIMVIGGGKVYEQFLPMANTLYLTHIDAEVIGDTTFPDYEPDEWDSTFMEYHEADENNSHNYCFEILKRRK; translated from the coding sequence ATGAATATTAGTTTAATCGCAGCATTAGCGATGGATCGCATTATTGGTATGGAAAAGGCAATGCCTTGGACATTACCAGGTGACCTCGCATGGTTTAAAAAGAATACGTTAAATAAACCCGTTATTATGGGCCGGGTGACTTATGAATCTATTGGACGTCCTCTACCAAATCGTCTTAATATTGTTTTAAGTAGCCAACCAGGAACAGATAGTGACGTTGTTTGGGTTAAGTCTGTAGACGAAGCTTTACAAGCCGCTGAAAATTATGATGAAATTATGGTAATCGGTGGTGGTAAAGTGTATGAGCAATTTTTACCTATGGCTAATACACTTTATCTAACACACATCGATGCTGAAGTAATTGGTGATACAACATTCCCTGATTATGAGCCTGATGAATGGGATTCTACCTTTATGGAATATCATGAAGCAGATGAAAACAATTCTCATAACTACTGCTTCGAAATATTAAAAAGAAGAAAATAA
- the rhtC gene encoding transporter produces the protein MLETSLVVFTIALLGMISPGPDFFLVVKNAARYQRSAAMMTAMGIVAALLVHMSYCVAGIAVLITTTPWLFSILKYAGAIYLLWIGFQSLLSKSNHSINEKTDKHSQVSFKKAFMQGFLCNLLNPKATLFFLAVFTQVLSVDSSIGEKLWYAFIIWGLAVVYWPLLVLLIQSAPVRKVLNRVQKSIDKVLGVVLIGLGIKVALS, from the coding sequence ATGCTTGAAACTTCTTTAGTCGTTTTTACAATAGCTTTACTTGGCATGATCTCACCAGGTCCTGACTTTTTTCTCGTTGTAAAAAATGCGGCACGTTATCAACGATCTGCAGCAATGATGACAGCAATGGGCATTGTGGCGGCATTGCTTGTACATATGTCATATTGTGTTGCAGGTATTGCTGTTCTGATTACAACAACACCTTGGCTCTTTTCTATTTTGAAATATGCAGGTGCCATCTACTTACTATGGATTGGTTTTCAGAGCTTACTCTCAAAATCTAATCATTCGATTAATGAAAAAACTGATAAACATTCACAAGTCAGTTTTAAGAAAGCCTTTATGCAAGGTTTTCTCTGTAATTTGCTTAATCCTAAAGCAACCTTGTTCTTTCTTGCCGTTTTCACTCAAGTATTAAGTGTTGATTCCAGCATCGGCGAAAAGTTGTGGTATGCCTTTATTATTTGGGGATTAGCCGTCGTTTACTGGCCATTATTGGTTTTATTAATTCAAAGCGCACCAGTAAGAAAAGTGCTTAACAGAGTCCAAAAAAGCATTGATAAAGTACTGGGTGTGGTACTGATTGGATTAGGCATTAAAGTGGCATTGAGTTAA
- the ssa1 gene encoding autotransporter (serine protease), giving the protein MVDAGAQVINNSWGTNPRIINQDKTLGPDGGNTTVHMPVDTTAQTEYEYFYFKKVYGDKPSFVDAAYDAVKGTNVVQVFTTGNRDFAQPYYRPLYPYFNPEAEKHWIAVAGLKQNADKSGYELEKIFNEAGNAKWWTVVAPGRYIYSSIVDEEGNAGWDTFSGTSMAAPHVTGAMGVLMSRYESMNAMQIRDVMFTTANHRNPDGSLYDSWTAAEGTPDIRYGWGTPDLDKGMYGPGQFLGKFEYNLSMTPLDVWTNDISQTALDLREQEDLAWFKEYTDKGIAAGGDYNLGTDFVINDGNPDPTSHIISKEDAEKWRKEYYQKRADAIQAKINAGLYDGSLVKKGEGTLVMTGDNTYRGGTTVEQGTLYGFTESFGTEAVNVNGGKLSVIDRYNDTFTQQGQLASNESHKANININDKGTYLVTVGHDVNVGDMALNKGASLDIGADSEGQLKDIYLNNTVATGTVNADNLVDNRTKTKMLANNEVTSNNDYALFDKNISVKDNTITGTLSKKENTSLATFANNENGRSIANTLDNTGSGDLFNAVLPMNEKDLNKTYGSLGSDMYLNANSASVVNVLGLTRTVKDQAMGIGQGRYAKLDNSNARIWMTGIGQWGNADYGHSNIDVDFYVGLLGAEIDVTENTKAGLFFGAGSTKYKGNEHGKIDSNDIHIGAYGVSNLLDVASLNYGFTHTHQDRDAKRTLWVGQNAGYNSTSYDAKITQIFLEGAYTQFNTNQYSIEPYAGFSWLRVSTDDINENVGNMKFTTKTDSQDIQVGTIGLRGGYPFMAGNVNMALKGDISASHLFGDNRPESRLFLSHSGDATLRGGKLDNLFGVGLGVDAQLSKSTTFGLSYQGQYNSDVSSSGINATLKVNF; this is encoded by the coding sequence ATGGTCGATGCAGGGGCTCAGGTAATTAATAATAGCTGGGGAACCAACCCTCGTATTATTAATCAAGATAAAACGTTGGGCCCAGATGGTGGTAATACAACCGTTCATATGCCAGTAGATACGACTGCGCAAACGGAATATGAATATTTCTACTTTAAAAAAGTCTATGGCGATAAACCTTCCTTTGTTGATGCGGCTTATGACGCAGTAAAAGGCACTAACGTTGTACAAGTCTTTACAACCGGTAACCGTGACTTTGCTCAACCTTATTATCGCCCTCTTTATCCTTACTTTAATCCTGAAGCAGAAAAACATTGGATTGCGGTTGCGGGACTGAAACAGAATGCGGACAAATCGGGTTATGAATTAGAAAAAATCTTCAATGAAGCGGGTAATGCGAAATGGTGGACGGTTGTTGCACCAGGTCGTTACATTTATTCGTCAATTGTTGATGAAGAGGGAAATGCAGGTTGGGATACCTTTAGTGGTACATCAATGGCAGCGCCCCACGTGACAGGTGCTATGGGCGTATTGATGTCACGTTACGAGTCGATGAATGCGATGCAAATACGTGATGTGATGTTTACAACAGCCAATCACCGTAATCCAGATGGCTCTTTATATGATAGCTGGACGGCAGCAGAAGGGACGCCAGATATACGTTATGGTTGGGGTACACCGGATTTAGATAAAGGGATGTATGGTCCAGGCCAATTCTTAGGTAAATTTGAATATAACCTAAGCATGACTCCACTTGATGTTTGGACAAATGATATTTCACAGACCGCATTAGATTTACGTGAACAAGAAGATCTTGCATGGTTTAAGGAATATACAGATAAAGGCATTGCAGCTGGCGGGGATTACAATCTAGGTACGGATTTTGTTATCAACGATGGTAACCCAGATCCAACTTCCCATATTATTAGCAAAGAAGATGCTGAAAAATGGCGTAAAGAGTATTACCAAAAACGTGCTGATGCTATTCAGGCTAAAATTAACGCGGGTTTATATGATGGTTCTCTCGTTAAAAAAGGTGAAGGTACATTAGTGATGACTGGCGATAATACTTATCGCGGTGGTACAACAGTTGAGCAAGGGACTTTATATGGCTTTACGGAATCATTTGGTACAGAAGCAGTTAATGTTAATGGTGGCAAATTAAGTGTGATTGATCGTTACAACGATACCTTTACACAACAAGGCCAATTAGCATCAAACGAAAGCCACAAAGCCAATATTAATATCAACGATAAAGGCACGTACTTAGTGACTGTTGGGCATGATGTTAATGTCGGAGATATGGCCTTAAATAAAGGGGCAAGTTTAGATATTGGTGCTGATAGTGAAGGTCAATTAAAAGATATCTACCTTAATAACACTGTCGCGACAGGCACCGTTAATGCTGACAATTTAGTTGATAATCGCACTAAAACGAAAATGTTAGCGAATAACGAAGTGACTTCGAATAATGATTATGCGTTATTTGATAAAAATATTTCCGTAAAAGACAACACAATTACAGGTACATTAAGTAAGAAAGAAAATACCTCTTTAGCCACATTTGCGAATAATGAAAATGGGCGATCTATTGCTAATACGTTAGATAACACAGGCAGTGGCGATTTATTCAATGCTGTATTACCAATGAATGAAAAAGATCTGAATAAGACTTATGGATCATTGGGCAGTGATATGTACCTTAATGCTAACAGTGCAAGTGTAGTGAATGTGTTAGGTTTAACACGCACTGTGAAAGATCAAGCAATGGGGATTGGGCAAGGCCGTTATGCTAAATTGGATAATAGTAATGCACGTATTTGGATGACGGGTATTGGACAATGGGGCAATGCTGATTATGGTCATAGTAATATCGATGTTGATTTTTATGTCGGTTTATTAGGTGCAGAAATAGATGTGACCGAAAATACCAAAGCAGGCCTCTTCTTTGGTGCAGGTTCAACCAAATATAAAGGGAATGAACACGGTAAAATAGATAGCAACGATATCCATATTGGTGCTTATGGTGTGTCTAATCTACTTGATGTGGCTTCATTAAATTATGGTTTTACACATACTCACCAAGATAGAGATGCTAAAAGAACACTTTGGGTAGGACAAAATGCAGGTTATAACTCTACAAGTTATGATGCAAAAATTACTCAAATTTTCTTAGAAGGTGCTTATACTCAATTTAATACTAATCAGTACTCTATTGAGCCATATGCAGGATTCAGTTGGTTACGTGTATCAACCGATGATATCAATGAAAATGTTGGTAATATGAAATTTACCACTAAGACTGATTCACAAGATATTCAAGTAGGTACTATTGGTTTACGTGGTGGATATCCATTTATGGCTGGTAACGTTAATATGGCATTAAAAGGCGATATTTCTGCAAGTCATTTATTTGGTGATAACCGCCCTGAATCACGCCTCTTCTTATCTCATTCCGGAGATGCAACTTTACGTGGTGGCAAACTGGATAATCTGTTTGGTGTTGGTTTAGGTGTTGATGCGCAATTAAGTAAATCAACGACTTTCGGGCTTTCTTACCAAGGCCAATATAATAGTGATGTAAGTTCAAGTGGTATTAATGCAACACTAAAAGTTAATTTCTAA
- a CDS encoding autotransporter (serine protease): MNKEIALSHHHKMNKKNRINKNIFQLSLVASALLFSGYSIAYSEAGQLGDTKSWESQEYQKDWGLAAMNASHAYALGFHGQGAKIGVMDSGALLSHPELNDARFHAVKAKGQYGSTGMRYPQEMGGHYEKGQVFDVDGGWIKGVNDTHGTHVTGTVGASRDGNGMHGVLMFI, from the coding sequence ATGAACAAAGAAATAGCTTTAAGTCATCATCACAAAATGAATAAAAAAAATAGAATAAATAAAAATATATTTCAACTCTCCCTTGTTGCATCCGCGTTACTTTTTTCTGGATATTCCATTGCATATTCAGAAGCTGGACAATTAGGTGATACAAAAAGTTGGGAAAGCCAGGAATATCAAAAAGACTGGGGCTTGGCGGCTATGAATGCCTCTCATGCTTATGCACTTGGTTTTCATGGGCAAGGTGCCAAAATCGGTGTAATGGACTCTGGTGCATTATTATCACATCCCGAATTGAATGATGCTCGGTTTCATGCTGTGAAAGCCAAAGGCCAATATGGTTCAACTGGCATGCGTTATCCTCAGGAAATGGGGGGACATTATGAAAAAGGTCAGGTCTTTGATGTTGATGGAGGTTGGATCAAAGGTGTGAATGATACACACGGAACACATGTTACAGGCACCGTAGGCGCAAGCCGTGACGGTAATGGTATGCATGGGGTGCTGATGTTTATTTAG
- the sufI_1 gene encoding repressor protein for FtsI produces MEDDESRSLPLPKDYGVNDFPLIIQDKRIDNFGTPQYDKEAASDGFYGDTLLVNGREDPYIEVSRGWIRLRLVNASNARRYELTANDGRSLYLIASDQGLLTSPVELKSVPMAPGERREILIDMSEGGEVIITAGQSAGFMDRLRGIFEPSDLLRNANVLTIKPTGLMSLVTDKAPAQLAVDDTQITTSIQPRTIQLHNSPPGINNARWELSRIDLVGKQNGWERWLVTVPTPQPFHIEGARFKVINHNGQKPVPADFGWKDTVWIESQSELLVELKQPSYSHFPFLYYSQLLENADKGMVGQMEITPVE; encoded by the coding sequence GTGGAAGATGACGAAAGTCGCTCCCTACCTTTACCCAAAGATTATGGTGTGAATGATTTTCCGCTGATAATTCAAGATAAACGAATTGATAATTTTGGTACACCGCAATATGACAAAGAAGCCGCAAGTGACGGTTTTTATGGTGATACGTTGCTAGTGAATGGGCGTGAAGATCCTTATATTGAAGTTTCTAGAGGTTGGATACGTTTACGTTTAGTGAATGCATCTAATGCTCGTCGTTATGAATTAACTGCAAATGATGGTCGATCACTTTACCTTATCGCCTCGGATCAAGGTTTATTAACATCTCCGGTTGAATTGAAATCCGTACCAATGGCTCCGGGTGAGCGGCGTGAAATATTGATTGATATGTCTGAAGGGGGCGAAGTCATCATTACAGCAGGGCAAAGTGCTGGTTTTATGGATAGACTTCGTGGTATTTTTGAACCTTCTGATTTACTACGTAATGCCAATGTACTCACTATTAAGCCGACCGGATTAATGTCATTAGTGACAGACAAGGCACCTGCGCAATTAGCAGTAGATGACACACAAATCACCACCTCTATTCAGCCTAGAACTATTCAACTGCATAACAGTCCTCCGGGAATAAATAATGCTCGTTGGGAGCTTTCAAGAATTGATTTAGTTGGCAAGCAGAATGGGTGGGAACGTTGGCTTGTCACCGTACCAACACCGCAACCTTTCCATATTGAAGGTGCCCGTTTTAAAGTAATTAACCATAATGGTCAGAAACCTGTACCTGCGGATTTTGGTTGGAAAGATACGGTTTGGATTGAAAGTCAGAGTGAGTTACTAGTGGAGTTAAAACAGCCTTCTTATTCCCACTTTCCTTTCTTGTATTACAGCCAGTTACTAGAAAATGCAGATAAAGGAATGGTAGGACAAATGGAAATCACGCCTGTAGAATAA
- the sufI_2 gene encoding repressor protein for FtsI, with protein sequence MQVWGINGSTPGPTIKVKSGDDIKLIYSNRLNEAVSMTVSGLLVPGTQVGGAARLMSPGAYWSPVLPIRQKAATCWYHANTPFKMAPPRL encoded by the coding sequence GTGCAGGTTTGGGGCATTAATGGCTCAACTCCAGGACCAACAATCAAAGTTAAAAGTGGCGATGATATAAAACTTATTTATAGTAACCGTCTTAATGAAGCTGTATCCATGACGGTAAGTGGTTTATTAGTTCCCGGCACACAAGTCGGAGGCGCAGCCAGATTAATGTCGCCAGGCGCTTATTGGTCGCCGGTATTACCTATTCGACAAAAAGCTGCAACGTGTTGGTATCACGCCAATACTCCCTTTAAAATGGCGCCTCCACGTTTATAA
- the sufI_3 gene encoding repressor protein for FtsI translates to MSFSRRQFIQASGLAVCLGSISSSVRAESVNDKKLPIPPLLESRHGQPLFLTLQNVHWGV, encoded by the coding sequence ATGTCATTTAGTCGTCGCCAGTTTATTCAGGCTTCAGGCTTAGCGGTATGTCTGGGCTCAATATCTTCTTCTGTTCGTGCTGAATCAGTTAATGATAAAAAATTGCCAATACCGCCATTGCTCGAATCTCGCCATGGTCAGCCACTTTTTTTGACTTTGCAAAACGTGCATTGGGGCGTTTAA
- the plsC_1 gene encoding 1-acylglycerol-3-phosphate O-acyltransferase yields MAQVFYIGNHQNNFDMVTMSNAVQPNTVTVGKKSLIFIPFFGQLYWITGNILIDRANRSKAHGTISQVADQIKAKKISVWMFPEGTRSRGRGLLPFKTGAFHAAIQAGVPIIPVCVSTTQGKIKLNRWNNGYVIVEMLPPIDVSKYTKDQVRELAEDCRQIMKAKIEELDKEVEEMNKRDFPGKLN; encoded by the coding sequence ATGGCCCAAGTATTTTATATTGGAAACCATCAAAATAATTTTGATATGGTGACAATGTCGAATGCGGTACAACCTAATACGGTAACAGTGGGGAAAAAAAGCTTAATTTTTATTCCTTTCTTTGGTCAGTTGTATTGGATCACCGGTAATATTTTGATTGATAGAGCAAATCGCTCTAAAGCTCATGGCACAATTTCACAAGTTGCCGATCAAATTAAAGCGAAGAAAATTTCAGTGTGGATGTTCCCTGAAGGAACGCGTAGCCGTGGTCGCGGATTATTACCGTTTAAGACAGGGGCTTTTCATGCAGCCATTCAAGCTGGCGTCCCTATTATCCCGGTTTGTGTCTCGACAACCCAAGGTAAAATAAAACTTAATCGCTGGAACAACGGCTACGTGATTGTTGAAATGTTGCCTCCGATTGATGTTTCAAAATACACTAAAGATCAAGTACGAGAATTAGCTGAAGATTGTCGCCAAATAATGAAAGCGAAAATTGAAGAGTTAGATAAAGAAGTTGAAGAAATGAATAAACGTGATTTCCCTGGTAAATTAAATTAA
- the plsC_2 gene encoding 1-acylglycerol-3-phosphate O-acyltransferase, giving the protein MLAIIRGIIVILYTILVVTFGMIYCMFSPRNPKHVMTYGRLFGKLSHVFGIKLVERFPKEAKKLWPKYFILETIKIILIW; this is encoded by the coding sequence ATGTTAGCCATTATTCGAGGCATCATTGTCATTCTTTACACGATCCTAGTGGTGACTTTTGGAATGATTTATTGCATGTTTTCACCAAGAAATCCTAAACATGTTATGACATATGGTCGCCTATTCGGCAAATTGTCACATGTATTTGGCATTAAATTGGTTGAACGATTTCCAAAAGAAGCAAAAAAGTTATGGCCCAAGTATTTTATATTGGAAACCATCAAAATAATTTTGATATGGTGA
- the parC_1 gene encoding DNA topoisomerase IV subunit A — translation MIIFDAVEGMSNQPVHLIDTSGQSYTVDVDALPSGRSKGDALTERLKVQKGAQLRHIVMGESTDKILMASDAGYGFICQIDDLTSKNKAGKSLLTLPENALPLPPQRLNDDLSDLIMIITKGGRMLIFEASELPTMVKGKGNQMVSIPASQAASGEDNVAWLRVLPENASVTLHFGKRKLTMSMAELAGFKAKRGRRGTSLPRGAQVIDHIDIESN, via the coding sequence ATGATTATTTTTGATGCTGTAGAAGGCATGAGTAATCAACCTGTACACTTAATTGATACCTCAGGGCAAAGCTATACTGTTGATGTTGATGCCTTGCCTTCTGGTCGTAGCAAAGGTGATGCGTTAACTGAACGATTAAAAGTTCAGAAAGGTGCACAGCTACGTCATATTGTAATGGGCGAAAGTACTGATAAGATCTTAATGGCATCGGATGCGGGTTATGGTTTTATTTGTCAGATTGATGATTTAACTTCTAAAAATAAAGCAGGAAAATCACTACTGACTTTACCTGAAAATGCACTACCATTACCGCCACAACGCTTGAATGATGATCTTAGTGATCTCATTATGATCATTACTAAAGGCGGTAGGATGCTGATTTTTGAGGCTTCAGAATTACCGACGATGGTCAAAGGAAAAGGAAATCAGATGGTTTCAATTCCAGCTTCACAAGCTGCAAGTGGTGAGGATAATGTCGCTTGGTTACGTGTATTACCTGAAAATGCGTCAGTAACACTGCACTTTGGTAAACGTAAGCTGACTATGTCGATGGCTGAACTTGCTGGCTTCAAAGCAAAACGAGGGCGCCGAGGTACTTCTTTACCTCGTGGAGCTCAAGTTATTGATCATATTGATATTGAGTCGAATTAA